A region of Culicoides brevitarsis isolate CSIRO-B50_1 chromosome 1, AGI_CSIRO_Cbre_v1, whole genome shotgun sequence DNA encodes the following proteins:
- the LOC134828104 gene encoding glycogen synthase kinase-3 beta-like isoform X3, with amino-acid sequence MSGRPRTTSFAEGKTQPNPVMGGMKISSFGFGKDGSKVTTVVATPGQGPDRPQEVSYTDTKIIGNGSFGVVFQAKLCDTGELVAIKKVLQDKRFKNRELQIMRRLEHCNIVKLKYFFYSSGEKKDEVYLNLVLEYIPETVYKVARQYAKNKQTIPINFIRLYMYQLFRSLAYIHSLGICHRDIKPQNLLLDPDSAVLKLCDFGSAKQLLHGEPNVSYICSRYYRAPELIFGAINYTTKIDVWSAGCVLAELLLGQPIFPGDSGVDQLVEIIKVLGTPTRDQIKEMNPNYTEFKFPQIKSHPWQKVFRARTPPEAIALVSRLLEYTPGARITPLQACAHPFFNELREGNKTLPNGRDFPPLFNFTEQELAIQPTLNSSLLPRSPNEAPSAAATNQIGGQSSSTASGNNGGSSTGDQSQQQQQPNSSGNNGGSSAVDASSDAVDASQQNKADDTSSSNQQQGQGAISQG; translated from the exons gtttcgGATTTG GCAAAGATGGCTCAAAAGTGACAACGGTAGTAGCGACGCCCGGCCAAGGTCCCGATCGACCACAGGAAGTTTCATacacagacacaaaaattatcgGCAATGGCAGTTTTGGTGTCGTCTTCCAGGCGAAACTTTGTGATACAGGCGAACTGGTTGCTATAAAGAAAGTTTTACAAGACAAACGATTTAAG AATCGCGAGTTGCAAATTATGCGAAGATTAGAACATTGTAATATCGTAAAGTTAAAATACTTCTTTTATTCAAGCGGAGAAAAG AAAGATGAGGTCTATCTGAACTTAGTTCTCGAGTATATTCCAGAGACTGTGTATAAAGTTGCACGCCAGTACGCAAAGAATAAACAGACTAtaccaattaattttattcgg cttTACATGTACCAACTATTCAGAAGTCTTGCATACATTCACTCGTTGGGTATCTGCCATCGTGATATAAAACCGCAAAATCTTTTACTTGATCCGGACTCGGCTGTGTTAAAACTCTGCGATTTTGGTAGCGCCAAACAACTCTTGCATGGCGAACCGAATGTCTCGTACATTTGTTCACGATATTATCGGGCACCTGAATTAATATTTGGCGCAATCAATTACACAACTAAAATCG atGTATGGAGTGCCGGATGTGTGCTAGCTGAGCTGCTTTTGGGACAACCCATTTTCCCCGGAGACTCGGGCGTCGATCAATTAGTCGAAATTATCAAAGTTTTGGGCACACCGACACGCGACCAAATCAAGGAGATGAACCCCAACTACACAGAATTCAAATTTCCACAAATTAAGAGTCATCCATGGCAAAAG GTCTTTAGAGCTCGCACACCACCGGAAGCAATCGCATTGGTATCCCGTTTGCTCGAGTACACGCCGGGCGCACGAATTACCCCCTTGCAGGCGTGTGCCCATCCGTTCTTCAACGAACTGAGGGAAGGCAACAAGACACTGCCGAATGGGCGCGATTTTCCACCATTATTCAACTTTACTGAACAAG AGTTAGCAATACAACCAACTTTAAACAGTAGCTTATTGCCACGCAGTCCAAATGAGGCGCCATCAGCTGCAGCGACAAATCAAATTGGAGGACAATCGTCGTCAACTGCAAGCGGCAATAACGGCGGCAGCTCAACCGGTGACCAatcacagcaacaacaacagccaAACAGCTCCGGCAACAATGGCGGCTCCTCCGCTGTCGATGCGAGCAGTGATGCCGTTGATGCCTCGCAACAAAACAAAGCAGACGATACATCAAGTTCAAATCAGCAACAAGGACAAGGAGCAATATCCCAAGGTTAG
- the LOC134828104 gene encoding glycogen synthase kinase-3 beta-like isoform X2 translates to MSGRPRTTSFAEGKTQPNPVMGGMKISKKRKVIVKKVVKSRRGSNASATSTTSSFDESGSSFNASFDKDSITNMIPYYSNKNKRNDNDDDVESHVATLEKLAKPSDYVPPKERPLDLHGHNYIVHRLPERKDGSKVTTVVATPGQGPDRPQEVSYTDTKIIGNGSFGVVFQAKLCDTGELVAIKKVLQDKRFKNRELQIMRRLEHCNIVKLKYFFYSSGEKKDEVYLNLVLEYIPETVYKVARQYAKNKQTIPINFIRLYMYQLFRSLAYIHSLGICHRDIKPQNLLLDPDSAVLKLCDFGSAKQLLHGEPNVSYICSRYYRAPELIFGAINYTTKIDVWSAGCVLAELLLGQPIFPGDSGVDQLVEIIKVLGTPTRDQIKEMNPNYTEFKFPQIKSHPWQKVFRARTPPEAIALVSRLLEYTPGARITPLQACAHPFFNELREGNKTLPNGRDFPPLFNFTEQELAIQPTLNSSLLPRSPNEAPSAAATNQIGGQSSSTASGNNGGSSTGDQSQQQQQPNSSGNNGGSSAVDASSDAVDASQQNKADDTSSSNQQQGQGAISQG, encoded by the exons aaaagcGCAAAGTGATTGTGAAGAAGGTTGTCAAGTCGCGCCGCGGCTCAAACGCTTCGGCAACATCGACAACCAGTTCCTTTGACGAATCTGGATCATCGTTCAATGCATCTTTCGACAAAGACTCCATTACGAACATGATACCGTACTACAGCAACAAGAACAAACGGAATGAcaatgacgacgacgtcgaaaGTCACGTAGCGACACTCGAAAAGCTCGCAAAACCATCGGACTATGTGCCCCCCAAAGAGCGCCCTCTAGATTTGCACGGGCATAACTACATCGTGCATCGCTTGCCGGAAC GCAAAGATGGCTCAAAAGTGACAACGGTAGTAGCGACGCCCGGCCAAGGTCCCGATCGACCACAGGAAGTTTCATacacagacacaaaaattatcgGCAATGGCAGTTTTGGTGTCGTCTTCCAGGCGAAACTTTGTGATACAGGCGAACTGGTTGCTATAAAGAAAGTTTTACAAGACAAACGATTTAAG AATCGCGAGTTGCAAATTATGCGAAGATTAGAACATTGTAATATCGTAAAGTTAAAATACTTCTTTTATTCAAGCGGAGAAAAG AAAGATGAGGTCTATCTGAACTTAGTTCTCGAGTATATTCCAGAGACTGTGTATAAAGTTGCACGCCAGTACGCAAAGAATAAACAGACTAtaccaattaattttattcgg cttTACATGTACCAACTATTCAGAAGTCTTGCATACATTCACTCGTTGGGTATCTGCCATCGTGATATAAAACCGCAAAATCTTTTACTTGATCCGGACTCGGCTGTGTTAAAACTCTGCGATTTTGGTAGCGCCAAACAACTCTTGCATGGCGAACCGAATGTCTCGTACATTTGTTCACGATATTATCGGGCACCTGAATTAATATTTGGCGCAATCAATTACACAACTAAAATCG atGTATGGAGTGCCGGATGTGTGCTAGCTGAGCTGCTTTTGGGACAACCCATTTTCCCCGGAGACTCGGGCGTCGATCAATTAGTCGAAATTATCAAAGTTTTGGGCACACCGACACGCGACCAAATCAAGGAGATGAACCCCAACTACACAGAATTCAAATTTCCACAAATTAAGAGTCATCCATGGCAAAAG GTCTTTAGAGCTCGCACACCACCGGAAGCAATCGCATTGGTATCCCGTTTGCTCGAGTACACGCCGGGCGCACGAATTACCCCCTTGCAGGCGTGTGCCCATCCGTTCTTCAACGAACTGAGGGAAGGCAACAAGACACTGCCGAATGGGCGCGATTTTCCACCATTATTCAACTTTACTGAACAAG AGTTAGCAATACAACCAACTTTAAACAGTAGCTTATTGCCACGCAGTCCAAATGAGGCGCCATCAGCTGCAGCGACAAATCAAATTGGAGGACAATCGTCGTCAACTGCAAGCGGCAATAACGGCGGCAGCTCAACCGGTGACCAatcacagcaacaacaacagccaAACAGCTCCGGCAACAATGGCGGCTCCTCCGCTGTCGATGCGAGCAGTGATGCCGTTGATGCCTCGCAACAAAACAAAGCAGACGATACATCAAGTTCAAATCAGCAACAAGGACAAGGAGCAATATCCCAAGGTTAG
- the LOC134828104 gene encoding glycogen synthase kinase-3 beta-like isoform X1 — MIDISTNPINIPLRETQGTIPSSRVPAQMSTDSGIFSRTQSVVDGQASDSLRSSGERHGSGKNDEKRLQKKTSKDSGIDCRGKRDSNPTKDSHLSLANSSEDDMSSLPPTEESLNSSSDAVVPEKTCDNNNESDAKHGKSLKHMNTEAVDLLEDIPSELINKSDGLKQRYFYTDENGSPKIYEELIEKEKIAIEKRQQKKNSVTGTEDVDIFGCLGFAKLSKLFKPSRKDGSKVTTVVATPGQGPDRPQEVSYTDTKIIGNGSFGVVFQAKLCDTGELVAIKKVLQDKRFKNRELQIMRRLEHCNIVKLKYFFYSSGEKKDEVYLNLVLEYIPETVYKVARQYAKNKQTIPINFIRLYMYQLFRSLAYIHSLGICHRDIKPQNLLLDPDSAVLKLCDFGSAKQLLHGEPNVSYICSRYYRAPELIFGAINYTTKIDVWSAGCVLAELLLGQPIFPGDSGVDQLVEIIKVLGTPTRDQIKEMNPNYTEFKFPQIKSHPWQKVFRARTPPEAIALVSRLLEYTPGARITPLQACAHPFFNELREGNKTLPNGRDFPPLFNFTEQELAIQPTLNSSLLPRSPNEAPSAAATNQIGGQSSSTASGNNGGSSTGDQSQQQQQPNSSGNNGGSSAVDASSDAVDASQQNKADDTSSSNQQQGQGAISQG; from the exons atgatcgatATTTCAACAAATCCAATAAATATCCCGTTACGCGAGACACAAGGCACAATCCCGTCGAGTCGAGTGCCGGCTCAAATGTCAACTGATTCGGGGATTTTTTCGCGGACCCAATCCGTCGTCGATGGACAGGCCTCGGATTCGCTGCGAAGTAGCGGGGAACGTCATGGCAGCGgcaaaaacgacgaaaaacgTTTGCAGAAGAAAACTTCAAAAGACAGCGGCATCGATTGTCGCGGCAAACGAGACAGTAATCCCACCAAAGACTCCCATCTGAGTCTCGCAAATTCCTCGGAAGATGACATGAGTAGTTTGCCGCCGACTGAGGAGAGTCTCAATAGCAGCAGCGATGCCGTCGTACCTGAAAAAACTTGTGATAACAATAACGAAAGTGATGCGAAGCACGGGAAATCCCTGAAACACATGAACACCGAGGCAGTTGACCTGCTCGAAGATATTCCCAGTGAACTGATCAACAAAAGTGACGGACTGAAACAACGTTATTTCTACACCGACGAGAACGGCAGTCCCAAAATCTACGAAGAACTCATcgaaaaggagaaaattgcGATCGAGAAAcgacaacaaaagaaaaattccgtCACCGGAACGGAAGACGTCGATATTTTCGGATGTCTTGGCTTTGCGAAATTATCTAAACTCTTCAAACCGAgtc GCAAAGATGGCTCAAAAGTGACAACGGTAGTAGCGACGCCCGGCCAAGGTCCCGATCGACCACAGGAAGTTTCATacacagacacaaaaattatcgGCAATGGCAGTTTTGGTGTCGTCTTCCAGGCGAAACTTTGTGATACAGGCGAACTGGTTGCTATAAAGAAAGTTTTACAAGACAAACGATTTAAG AATCGCGAGTTGCAAATTATGCGAAGATTAGAACATTGTAATATCGTAAAGTTAAAATACTTCTTTTATTCAAGCGGAGAAAAG AAAGATGAGGTCTATCTGAACTTAGTTCTCGAGTATATTCCAGAGACTGTGTATAAAGTTGCACGCCAGTACGCAAAGAATAAACAGACTAtaccaattaattttattcgg cttTACATGTACCAACTATTCAGAAGTCTTGCATACATTCACTCGTTGGGTATCTGCCATCGTGATATAAAACCGCAAAATCTTTTACTTGATCCGGACTCGGCTGTGTTAAAACTCTGCGATTTTGGTAGCGCCAAACAACTCTTGCATGGCGAACCGAATGTCTCGTACATTTGTTCACGATATTATCGGGCACCTGAATTAATATTTGGCGCAATCAATTACACAACTAAAATCG atGTATGGAGTGCCGGATGTGTGCTAGCTGAGCTGCTTTTGGGACAACCCATTTTCCCCGGAGACTCGGGCGTCGATCAATTAGTCGAAATTATCAAAGTTTTGGGCACACCGACACGCGACCAAATCAAGGAGATGAACCCCAACTACACAGAATTCAAATTTCCACAAATTAAGAGTCATCCATGGCAAAAG GTCTTTAGAGCTCGCACACCACCGGAAGCAATCGCATTGGTATCCCGTTTGCTCGAGTACACGCCGGGCGCACGAATTACCCCCTTGCAGGCGTGTGCCCATCCGTTCTTCAACGAACTGAGGGAAGGCAACAAGACACTGCCGAATGGGCGCGATTTTCCACCATTATTCAACTTTACTGAACAAG AGTTAGCAATACAACCAACTTTAAACAGTAGCTTATTGCCACGCAGTCCAAATGAGGCGCCATCAGCTGCAGCGACAAATCAAATTGGAGGACAATCGTCGTCAACTGCAAGCGGCAATAACGGCGGCAGCTCAACCGGTGACCAatcacagcaacaacaacagccaAACAGCTCCGGCAACAATGGCGGCTCCTCCGCTGTCGATGCGAGCAGTGATGCCGTTGATGCCTCGCAACAAAACAAAGCAGACGATACATCAAGTTCAAATCAGCAACAAGGACAAGGAGCAATATCCCAAGGTTAG